A single Corallococcus silvisoli DNA region contains:
- a CDS encoding heparinase II/III family protein: MGTLDYYATMARMAPGALAKSAVRRVQGVARQALYRRREQIDEAQLLESFGATRADELVTVALDHRTSRAWCELSQRESARAAIEKLPGAKARTLLRAGRALRQEWDVFGTPVAFGEGKPVDWSLEPVSGQHYPVESVERMPLHVTGMDPKYPWVMGRLDSALALAQGAWVADSQGERSRLATAFVAQTLDFLQANPVGMGVHWTCPMEIGLRAANLAQALAMFADAPEVRRPEFLVPVLGALAEHCAWVEAHLEDGGAVPNNHLVSNYVGLAVVGLLFPELPGAPRQVALAANGLRAQMDAQVHPEGTSFEGSIPYHRLSVELFTLAFLVTRGAGVSLGPGYEARLRLMFVAARAWSSEEGLAPQIGDNDSGRVFPFQDRADGDHGYLAGLGAALFNDVGLAGGVFPDEAAWLLGEAGLMRFGALPAAPVPASVSFAEGGFHILRGEGVVLTVSAGKQGQRGVGGHSHNDKLSFELHVDGRPVIVDPGTGTYTRDPSLRNAMRSTAAHNTLQVDGEEQAPLDPARLFALPEDARARVVAFQPGAKHDRLVVRHDGYRHLPAPVGIERTFFLDRHVRALAVGDRLIGTGRHEVVGRLHLPDGQARWCEPAAAVMARAGRVQEGPEAFEARALEIGPAEAPVGWVLFGRGLETSLVPSRYSPGYGRVVPAVSVEFRRQLAPPAWLGWVFVFR; this comes from the coding sequence ATGGGTACTCTCGATTACTACGCGACGATGGCTCGGATGGCGCCCGGGGCACTGGCGAAGAGCGCCGTCCGCCGCGTCCAAGGTGTCGCGCGGCAGGCGCTCTACCGCCGCCGCGAGCAGATCGACGAGGCCCAGCTGCTGGAGTCCTTTGGCGCCACCCGGGCCGACGAGCTGGTGACGGTGGCGCTCGACCACCGCACTTCGCGGGCCTGGTGTGAACTGTCACAGCGTGAGTCCGCTCGCGCCGCCATCGAAAAGCTCCCGGGCGCGAAGGCGCGCACGCTGCTGCGCGCCGGGCGTGCGCTCCGCCAGGAGTGGGACGTCTTCGGCACGCCGGTGGCCTTCGGCGAGGGCAAGCCGGTGGACTGGTCGCTGGAGCCGGTGAGTGGCCAGCACTACCCCGTCGAGTCCGTGGAGCGCATGCCGCTGCACGTGACGGGCATGGATCCGAAGTATCCCTGGGTGATGGGCCGGCTCGACAGCGCGCTGGCCCTGGCCCAGGGCGCGTGGGTCGCGGACTCGCAGGGCGAGCGCTCGCGGCTGGCCACGGCCTTCGTCGCGCAGACGCTGGACTTCCTCCAGGCGAACCCCGTGGGCATGGGCGTCCACTGGACGTGCCCCATGGAGATTGGCCTGCGCGCGGCGAACCTGGCGCAGGCGCTGGCGATGTTCGCGGACGCGCCCGAGGTGCGCCGTCCGGAGTTCCTGGTTCCCGTGCTGGGCGCGCTCGCGGAGCACTGCGCGTGGGTGGAGGCCCACCTGGAGGACGGCGGCGCGGTGCCCAACAACCACCTCGTCTCCAACTACGTGGGGCTCGCGGTGGTGGGCCTGCTCTTCCCGGAGCTGCCCGGTGCCCCGCGCCAGGTGGCGCTCGCGGCGAACGGCCTGCGCGCCCAGATGGACGCGCAGGTGCATCCGGAGGGCACGTCCTTCGAGGGCTCCATTCCCTATCACCGCCTGTCGGTGGAGCTGTTCACCCTGGCCTTCCTCGTCACGCGCGGCGCGGGTGTGTCCCTGGGGCCCGGGTACGAAGCGCGTCTGCGATTGATGTTCGTCGCTGCCCGCGCCTGGTCCTCGGAAGAAGGCCTGGCGCCGCAGATTGGAGACAACGACTCCGGCCGCGTGTTTCCGTTCCAGGACCGCGCGGACGGCGACCACGGCTACCTCGCGGGGCTGGGCGCGGCGCTCTTCAACGACGTGGGGCTGGCCGGTGGCGTGTTCCCGGACGAGGCGGCGTGGCTCCTGGGCGAGGCGGGCCTGATGCGTTTCGGCGCGCTGCCCGCGGCGCCGGTGCCCGCGTCGGTGAGCTTCGCGGAAGGCGGCTTCCACATCTTGCGCGGCGAAGGCGTCGTGCTCACCGTCTCCGCCGGAAAGCAGGGGCAGCGCGGCGTCGGGGGACACAGCCACAACGACAAGCTCTCCTTCGAGCTCCACGTGGACGGGCGCCCGGTCATCGTTGATCCGGGCACGGGCACGTACACGCGGGATCCCTCCCTGCGCAACGCGATGCGGAGCACCGCGGCGCACAACACGCTCCAGGTGGACGGGGAGGAGCAGGCCCCGCTGGATCCGGCGCGGCTGTTCGCGCTGCCGGAGGATGCCCGGGCGCGCGTCGTGGCCTTCCAGCCCGGAGCGAAGCACGACCGGTTGGTGGTGCGCCACGACGGCTACCGCCACCTGCCGGCTCCAGTGGGCATCGAGAGGACTTTCTTCCTGGACCGGCACGTGCGGGCGCTGGCCGTGGGAGACCGGCTCATCGGGACGGGCCGGCATGAAGTGGTGGGACGTTTGCATCTGCCCGATGGGCAGGCGCGGTGGTGCGAGCCCGCGGCGGCCGTCATGGCGCGGGCCGGGCGCGTGCAGGAGGGCCCGGAGGCCTTCGAGGCACGGGCCCTGGAGATTGGACCGGCGGAGGCACCCGTGGGGTGGGTGCTCTTCGGGCGGGGGTTGGAGACCTCGCTCGTGCCGTCGCGCTACTCGCCCGGATATGGGCGCGTGGTGCCGGCGGTGTCGGTGGAGTTCCGGAGGCAGCTGGCGCCTCCGGCATGGCTGGGGTGGGTGTTCGTCTTCAGGTGA
- a CDS encoding nucleotide sugar dehydrogenase, whose product MVGNPLLGRIQNREAKVGVVGLGYVGLPLGMAFAEAGFPVTGLDVDQRKIDKIGKGESYIKHIPSAPLAQLTQAGKLKATKDFAKARELDCVIICVPTPLTASREPDMSFIIQTGEALAPHVRPGQLFILESTTYPGTTEEVLKPLLEKNGLKAGVDFFLAFSPEREDPGNKGFNTKTIPKVVGGYSPACLEVAVALYGSALKEVVPVSSTRVAELAKLLENIYRCVNIAMVNEMKMLCDRMNVDVWEVIQAASTKPFGFQPFYPGPGLGGHCIPIDPFYLTWKAREFEFHTKFIELAGEVNWQMPYYVVQRTMEALNQNKKVLNGAKVLCIGAAYKKDIDDFRESPSLRVMTLLKEKGAEISYHDPFVKELHKGHGFNMEMKSVPLEPEKLKQYDAVMILTDHSHIDYNELVQRSNIVVDTRNATKAVTQGREKIVKA is encoded by the coding sequence ATGGTTGGCAACCCGTTGCTGGGTCGGATTCAGAATCGGGAAGCGAAGGTGGGCGTGGTGGGGCTCGGGTACGTCGGTCTTCCGCTGGGCATGGCCTTCGCGGAAGCGGGCTTCCCGGTCACGGGGCTGGACGTCGACCAGCGGAAGATCGACAAGATTGGCAAGGGGGAGAGCTACATCAAGCACATCCCCAGCGCGCCGCTGGCGCAGCTGACGCAGGCGGGCAAGCTCAAGGCGACGAAGGACTTCGCGAAGGCGCGCGAGTTGGACTGCGTGATCATCTGCGTGCCCACGCCGCTGACCGCGTCGCGTGAGCCGGACATGAGCTTCATCATCCAGACGGGCGAGGCCCTGGCGCCGCACGTGCGCCCCGGCCAGCTCTTCATCCTGGAGTCCACCACCTACCCGGGCACCACGGAGGAGGTGCTGAAGCCGCTGCTGGAGAAGAACGGCCTCAAGGCGGGCGTGGACTTCTTCCTGGCCTTCAGCCCCGAGCGCGAGGATCCGGGCAACAAGGGCTTCAACACCAAGACGATCCCGAAGGTCGTGGGCGGCTACTCGCCCGCGTGCCTCGAGGTGGCGGTCGCCCTGTACGGCAGCGCGCTGAAGGAAGTGGTGCCGGTGTCCTCCACCCGCGTGGCGGAGCTCGCCAAGCTGCTGGAGAACATCTACCGCTGCGTGAACATCGCGATGGTCAACGAGATGAAGATGCTCTGCGACCGCATGAACGTGGACGTGTGGGAGGTCATCCAGGCCGCCAGCACCAAGCCCTTCGGCTTCCAGCCGTTCTACCCGGGCCCCGGCCTGGGCGGGCACTGCATCCCCATCGATCCGTTCTACCTGACGTGGAAGGCGCGCGAGTTCGAGTTCCATACCAAGTTCATCGAACTGGCCGGTGAGGTGAACTGGCAGATGCCCTACTACGTGGTGCAGCGCACGATGGAGGCGCTCAACCAGAACAAGAAGGTGCTCAACGGCGCGAAGGTGCTCTGCATCGGCGCGGCGTACAAGAAGGACATCGACGACTTCCGCGAGTCCCCGTCGCTGCGCGTGATGACGCTCCTCAAGGAGAAGGGCGCGGAGATCAGCTACCACGACCCGTTCGTGAAGGAGCTGCACAAGGGCCACGGCTTCAACATGGAGATGAAGTCCGTCCCGCTGGAACCGGAGAAGCTCAAGCAGTACGACGCGGTGATGATCCTCACGGACCACTCGCACATCGACTACAACGAGCTGGTCCAGCGCTCGAACATCGTCGTCGACACGCGCAACGCGACCAAGGCCGTCACGCAGGGCCGCGAGAAGATCGTCAAGGCGTAG
- a CDS encoding TldD/PmbA family protein produces MGAAPVKDPRAQLLDAMSAELTRNQQQLKVNGHEAPYFLSYGVKDYESRLIIARYGALFQDDDYRERKLGVDVRVGSYDYDSSVADSLDFGFSTSKGSSYTARKDGPLDDSPLALRTALWLVTDEKYKAALFQYLKKKGEDVYSVEDPKRPASFSQEAPATYVQPPVPFPFDREKWRKLARDVSARFNAHPELFDSEVRVTADKSTRLFVSSEGTRLITEETLYAFHVSAVTRAPDGQLLDDSRSFYLPTEAGMPDEAKVHAAAQKVIDELLALRQAPAITPYAGPAILAPEAAGVLFHETLGHRLEADRQDGDTDGKTFKGQEGKQILPAFLSLRDDPSKREVNGEPLNGYYLYDEEGVKGQPVSLVEKGELKGYLMSRHPVEGFPKSNGHGRGQGTLQPVARMANLLVDSTKQVSDAELKKMLVAEAKRQGKPYGLIIRDITGGNTNTSSYGYQAFKGVPRRVYRVDVKTGEEALVRGVEIVGTPLSSVNRILATGQRLGVFNGFCGAESGNVPVSTVAPAVLLQELELQRAMEGKDRPPLLPSPAASPQAAGPEAKAKP; encoded by the coding sequence ATGGGCGCGGCGCCCGTGAAGGATCCGCGCGCCCAGCTCCTGGACGCGATGAGCGCGGAGCTGACGCGCAACCAGCAGCAGCTCAAGGTGAACGGCCACGAAGCGCCGTACTTCCTGAGCTACGGCGTGAAGGACTACGAGTCGCGGCTGATCATCGCGCGCTACGGGGCGCTGTTCCAGGACGACGACTACCGCGAGCGCAAGCTGGGCGTGGACGTGCGCGTGGGCAGCTACGACTACGACAGCTCCGTGGCGGACTCGCTCGACTTCGGCTTCAGCACCAGCAAGGGCTCCAGCTACACCGCGCGCAAGGACGGGCCGCTGGATGACTCGCCGCTGGCGCTGCGCACGGCGCTGTGGCTCGTGACGGATGAGAAGTACAAGGCCGCGCTCTTCCAGTACCTGAAGAAGAAGGGCGAGGACGTCTACTCCGTGGAGGACCCCAAGCGGCCCGCGTCCTTCTCCCAGGAGGCGCCCGCCACCTACGTCCAGCCGCCGGTGCCGTTCCCATTCGACAGAGAGAAGTGGCGCAAGCTGGCGCGCGACGTGTCCGCGCGCTTCAACGCGCACCCGGAGCTGTTCGACTCGGAGGTGCGCGTCACCGCGGACAAGTCCACGCGCCTGTTCGTGTCCTCCGAAGGCACGCGCCTCATCACGGAGGAGACGCTGTACGCGTTCCATGTCTCCGCGGTGACGCGGGCGCCGGACGGGCAGCTGCTGGACGACTCGCGCAGCTTCTACCTGCCCACCGAGGCGGGGATGCCGGACGAGGCGAAGGTGCACGCGGCGGCGCAGAAGGTCATCGACGAGCTGCTCGCGCTCCGGCAGGCGCCGGCCATCACGCCGTACGCGGGGCCCGCCATCCTGGCCCCGGAGGCCGCGGGCGTGCTCTTCCACGAGACGCTGGGCCACCGCCTGGAGGCGGACCGGCAGGATGGCGACACCGACGGCAAGACGTTCAAGGGACAGGAGGGCAAGCAGATCCTCCCGGCCTTCCTGTCGCTGCGGGATGATCCGTCGAAGCGCGAGGTGAACGGCGAGCCGCTCAACGGCTACTACCTCTACGACGAGGAGGGCGTGAAGGGGCAGCCGGTGAGCCTGGTGGAGAAGGGCGAGCTCAAGGGCTACCTGATGAGCCGCCACCCGGTGGAGGGCTTTCCGAAGTCCAACGGCCACGGGCGAGGGCAGGGCACGCTCCAGCCGGTGGCGCGGATGGCGAACCTGCTGGTGGACAGCACGAAGCAGGTGAGCGACGCGGAGCTGAAGAAGATGCTCGTCGCGGAGGCGAAGCGGCAGGGCAAGCCGTACGGGCTCATCATCCGCGACATCACCGGCGGCAACACCAACACGTCCAGCTACGGCTACCAGGCCTTCAAGGGCGTTCCGCGCAGGGTGTACCGCGTGGACGTGAAGACGGGCGAGGAGGCGCTGGTGCGAGGCGTGGAGATCGTCGGTACGCCGCTGTCGTCGGTGAACCGCATCCTCGCCACGGGCCAGCGGCTGGGCGTGTTCAACGGCTTCTGCGGCGCGGAGAGCGGCAACGTCCCGGTGTCCACCGTGGCGCCCGCGGTGCTGCTCCAGGAGCTGGAGCTGCAGCGGGCGATGGAGGGGAAGGACCGCCCGCCGCTGCTCCCCAGCCCGGCCGCCTCACCACAGGCGGCCGGACCGGAGGCGAAGGCGAAGCCCTAG
- a CDS encoding alpha amylase C-terminal domain-containing protein produces the protein MTDSKINRPNRAPAPATGSTSADPAKLLAQKNAAAAKSAAARRNQSAFESTPGPTARAPVAGSGTLARSANAGALLGAAPTQAVRSGATVENPTVRTITFTYDAGPHAQLTHPKLKGSWDADGRYNAQWSSGGIPMKSLGNGKYEATVKVADDGLARNWEWGVSVDGPAGKDQWAVMGEGNLKLDLSKSTASYSPTTYHQMGAQRSGKDASFKFWAPDARAVQVKVTDKQGREQRIPMTRDEGGNWTAQAKGAWEQLEGKAYVYEVVDSTGATSDRPDPYARRMMGEQRGLDRLYLDPTRGKEVDRYFTGATGLMRFDIDEAETADSAYLVLKDGDGNPLDKKQLQERLGSFDDTLIDKLRGGKFNDFWSRNVTDDGRIKMTNEGGAWTTLVNDPEKLAGLRYEFQVFDKDAQGKLHLRSDVNNDGKVSDAERLASSENDPWSDLITVGSGVSFRGSVITDPTTFQFKNDDVPREKDPSKWVVYQLHAGSFLGQAGNANRSTMEDLIQKLDYFKELGVTTLELLPTNEVEGARNWGYLGVNSLATESSLGFEDETGKWVEGDEALKRFIDAAHGKGLNVVSDVVYNHVFGDYNGLWNVGGPSNPYFNWSKEPGQFEQRDTPWGSVPAYDTPQVKQLFVDHAVQQVSELKFDGLRFDFTEPIKGVGGKAGWDMLREINRQVHFLNPNVWTVAEQFDYDPAISRPAQPDGTGGGFDAQWYTEFQHRLINDNSKPGLVQAAARGMKTDVDAFVNLMTSPRGLDSWKNALSIISNHDEVGNAQRTMNTAEGENATDFPDQWTRGAARFAAGIGMAGPGIPMFFQGDEFGAQNDFRWGNPSTWDSDWSWQDVGKDVDFGKVTFNDTTKATYERLFSLSPDARTKDSAYKAFSADDRKLFNEVASLPASERKDAMLDVTRRQSFTFYKDAIGLRNSSGAFSAAAEVKRVYTHNDDSVMAFTRKAGNEEFLVVGSLNKKNLEGYALPLPPGQWKEVLNSDAAAYGGSNFGNYGATLNGGNTPVNIPAAGYVVMKKVG, from the coding sequence GTGACTGACTCCAAAATCAACCGCCCGAACCGCGCCCCGGCTCCCGCCACGGGCTCCACCTCCGCGGACCCGGCGAAGCTGCTCGCCCAGAAGAACGCCGCCGCCGCGAAGTCCGCCGCCGCGCGCCGCAACCAGTCCGCCTTCGAATCCACTCCGGGTCCCACGGCCCGCGCCCCGGTGGCCGGCTCCGGCACGCTGGCCCGCTCCGCCAACGCGGGGGCCCTGCTGGGCGCCGCGCCCACCCAGGCGGTGCGCTCCGGCGCGACGGTGGAGAACCCCACGGTCCGCACCATCACCTTCACGTACGACGCGGGCCCGCACGCGCAGCTCACCCACCCAAAGCTCAAGGGCAGCTGGGACGCGGACGGCCGCTACAACGCGCAGTGGTCCTCCGGCGGCATCCCCATGAAGTCGCTGGGCAATGGCAAGTACGAGGCCACGGTGAAGGTGGCGGACGACGGCCTCGCCCGCAACTGGGAGTGGGGCGTCAGCGTGGACGGCCCCGCGGGCAAGGACCAGTGGGCGGTGATGGGCGAGGGCAACCTCAAGCTGGACCTGTCCAAGTCCACCGCGTCGTACTCGCCCACGACGTACCACCAGATGGGCGCGCAGCGCTCCGGCAAGGACGCGTCGTTCAAGTTCTGGGCGCCGGACGCGCGGGCCGTGCAGGTGAAGGTGACGGACAAGCAGGGCCGCGAGCAGCGCATCCCGATGACGCGCGACGAGGGCGGCAACTGGACCGCGCAGGCGAAGGGCGCGTGGGAGCAGCTGGAGGGCAAGGCCTATGTCTACGAGGTCGTGGACTCCACGGGCGCCACCAGCGACCGGCCGGACCCCTACGCGCGCCGGATGATGGGCGAGCAGCGCGGCCTGGACCGGCTGTACCTGGACCCCACGCGCGGCAAGGAGGTGGACCGCTACTTCACCGGCGCCACCGGCCTGATGCGCTTCGACATCGACGAGGCGGAGACCGCTGACAGCGCCTACCTGGTGCTCAAGGACGGCGACGGCAACCCGCTCGACAAGAAGCAGCTCCAGGAGCGCCTGGGCTCGTTCGACGACACCCTCATCGACAAGCTGCGCGGCGGGAAGTTCAACGACTTCTGGTCGCGCAACGTGACGGATGACGGCCGCATCAAGATGACGAACGAGGGCGGCGCGTGGACCACGCTCGTCAATGATCCGGAGAAGCTCGCCGGCCTGCGCTACGAGTTCCAGGTGTTCGACAAGGACGCCCAGGGCAAGCTCCACCTGCGCTCCGACGTGAACAACGACGGCAAGGTCTCCGACGCGGAGCGCCTGGCGTCGTCGGAGAACGACCCCTGGAGCGACCTCATCACCGTGGGCAGCGGCGTGTCCTTCCGCGGCTCCGTCATCACCGACCCGACGACGTTCCAGTTCAAGAACGACGACGTCCCGCGGGAGAAGGATCCGTCGAAGTGGGTGGTGTACCAGCTGCACGCGGGCAGCTTCCTGGGCCAGGCGGGCAACGCCAACCGCTCCACCATGGAGGACCTGATCCAGAAGCTGGATTACTTCAAGGAGCTGGGCGTCACCACGCTGGAGCTGCTGCCCACGAACGAAGTCGAGGGCGCGCGCAACTGGGGCTACCTGGGCGTCAACAGCCTGGCGACGGAGAGCTCCCTGGGCTTCGAGGACGAGACCGGCAAGTGGGTGGAGGGCGATGAGGCGCTGAAGCGCTTCATCGACGCGGCCCACGGCAAGGGCCTCAACGTGGTGTCGGACGTCGTCTACAACCACGTGTTCGGCGACTACAACGGCCTGTGGAACGTGGGCGGCCCCAGCAACCCGTACTTCAACTGGTCCAAGGAGCCCGGCCAGTTCGAGCAGCGCGACACGCCGTGGGGCTCCGTGCCCGCGTACGACACGCCGCAGGTGAAGCAGCTGTTCGTGGACCACGCCGTGCAGCAGGTGTCCGAGCTGAAGTTCGACGGCCTGAGATTCGACTTCACGGAGCCCATCAAGGGAGTGGGCGGCAAGGCGGGCTGGGACATGCTCCGCGAGATCAACCGCCAGGTGCACTTCCTCAACCCCAACGTGTGGACCGTGGCGGAGCAGTTCGACTACGACCCGGCCATCTCGCGCCCGGCGCAGCCGGACGGCACGGGCGGCGGCTTCGACGCCCAGTGGTACACGGAGTTCCAGCACCGGCTCATCAACGACAACAGCAAGCCGGGCCTGGTGCAGGCCGCCGCGCGCGGGATGAAGACGGACGTGGACGCGTTCGTGAACCTGATGACGTCGCCGCGCGGCCTGGACAGCTGGAAGAACGCGCTGTCCATCATCTCCAACCACGACGAGGTCGGAAACGCGCAGCGCACCATGAACACCGCGGAGGGGGAGAACGCCACCGACTTCCCGGACCAGTGGACGCGCGGCGCCGCCCGCTTCGCCGCCGGCATCGGCATGGCCGGCCCCGGCATCCCGATGTTCTTCCAGGGCGACGAGTTCGGCGCGCAGAACGACTTCCGCTGGGGCAACCCGTCCACCTGGGACAGCGACTGGAGCTGGCAGGACGTGGGCAAGGACGTGGACTTCGGCAAGGTGACGTTCAACGACACCACGAAGGCCACCTACGAGCGCCTGTTCAGCCTGTCCCCGGACGCACGCACGAAGGACAGCGCCTACAAGGCCTTCTCCGCGGATGACCGCAAGCTCTTCAACGAGGTCGCCAGCCTGCCCGCCTCCGAGCGCAAGGACGCGATGCTCGACGTCACCCGCCGGCAGAGCTTCACGTTCTACAAGGACGCCATCGGCCTGAGGAACAGCAGCGGGGCCTTCAGCGCGGCGGCGGAGGTCAAGCGCGTCTACACCCACAACGACGACAGCGTGATGGCCTTCACGCGCAAGGCGGGCAACGAGGAGTTCCTCGTCGTGGGCAGCCTCAACAAGAAGAACCTGGAGGGGTACGCGCTGCCCCTGCCCCCGGGCCAGTGGAAGGAAGTGCTGAACAGCGACGCCGCCGCGTACGGCGGGAGCAACTTCGGCAACTACGGCGCCACGCTGAACGGCGGGAACACCCCGGTGAACATCCCCGCCGCCGGTTACGTGGTGATGAAGAAGGTCGGCTAG
- a CDS encoding metalloenzyme, which translates to MRVAVLFIDGVGIGRKDPAVNPLADRDHLLSWFQDAPAPALPHGGVGLAVDPTFGVPGRPQSASNQTAILTGDPAPVLVGGHVLGYPNTALRELLAERSIVRRLKAQGHTATFANAYPAPYLDALGLPRRPSTSPPEFTLPPRAARKVRPSAAKLAFAAGAEPLRTLDDARAGDGLTHDITGANARAHGLDVPSRTPQEAAALFWRITAGADFTFFEHYLADEAGHAQDFTAARAALDTVDAFLRAVTATRPPDARVLVCSDHGNVEDLSVRGHTVHAVPMLYFGPSAPELASFTTVADVGRAVMRWLGAS; encoded by the coding sequence GTGCGCGTCGCGGTCCTGTTCATCGATGGGGTCGGCATCGGACGGAAGGACCCGGCCGTCAATCCGCTCGCGGACCGCGACCACCTGCTGTCCTGGTTCCAGGACGCCCCCGCGCCCGCCCTCCCCCACGGCGGCGTCGGCCTCGCGGTGGACCCCACCTTCGGCGTGCCCGGCCGGCCCCAGTCCGCGTCCAACCAGACGGCCATCCTCACCGGCGACCCCGCCCCCGTCCTCGTCGGGGGCCACGTGCTGGGCTACCCCAACACCGCCCTCCGGGAGCTGCTCGCGGAGCGCTCCATCGTGCGCCGCCTCAAGGCCCAGGGCCACACCGCCACCTTCGCCAACGCGTACCCCGCGCCGTACCTGGACGCGCTCGGCCTCCCCCGGCGCCCCTCCACGTCCCCGCCCGAGTTCACCCTGCCCCCCCGCGCCGCGCGCAAGGTGCGTCCCTCGGCCGCGAAGCTCGCCTTCGCCGCGGGCGCGGAACCCCTGCGCACCCTGGACGACGCGCGGGCGGGCGACGGGCTCACCCACGACATCACCGGCGCGAACGCGCGCGCCCATGGCCTGGACGTGCCCAGCCGGACGCCCCAGGAGGCCGCGGCCCTCTTCTGGCGCATCACCGCCGGGGCGGACTTCACCTTCTTCGAGCACTACCTCGCGGACGAGGCGGGCCACGCCCAGGACTTCACCGCCGCGCGCGCCGCGCTGGACACCGTCGACGCCTTCCTTCGCGCCGTCACCGCCACGCGGCCCCCGGACGCGCGCGTGCTGGTGTGCAGCGACCACGGCAACGTGGAGGACCTGTCGGTTCGCGGACACACCGTGCACGCCGTCCCCATGCTCTACTTCGGCCCCTCCGCCCCGGAGCTAGCGTCGTTCACCACCGTCGCGGATGTGGGCCGCGCCGTGATGCGCTGGCTCGGGGCCAGCTAG
- a CDS encoding DUF4388 domain-containing protein: MAIHGDLFSYPLPEFLQWLDSSRKTGTLQLSWEAGERKLFLLSGQVGATASEGLRGRVARLLSLPKLAAGTRVLAAFDELARTPDVDAAFDAHGVQARWVRDLGREELFAAMTDLTIAGQGTFHWTEDADRTGEDWVPSDMSIRELLFESLRWVDEQGDVDKALPIDALSVKALAPPSPSQPLMHRIILGLTTTPQNLGRLRLSMGVSRSSVTRRVHELLRAKLVEVDGAPQVEADPVAEMLEKGAVLMREGQYDAAGIVCASLLASDPADRRVREFARLVQREHVAALYADLPPLVVPQLIQSPQAMVMLKPEERQIAGLVSGTWDVSTLVLASPARELETLKTLAKLHRMGLLQLTYPR; the protein is encoded by the coding sequence ATGGCCATCCACGGCGACCTCTTCAGCTACCCGCTCCCCGAGTTCCTTCAATGGCTGGACAGCTCCCGCAAGACGGGGACGTTGCAGCTGTCGTGGGAAGCAGGCGAGCGCAAGTTGTTCCTCCTGTCCGGCCAGGTGGGCGCCACCGCGAGCGAAGGGCTGCGCGGCCGGGTGGCCCGGCTCCTGTCGTTGCCCAAGCTGGCGGCGGGCACGCGCGTGCTGGCGGCCTTCGACGAGCTGGCGCGCACCCCGGACGTGGACGCGGCCTTCGACGCGCACGGGGTGCAGGCGCGCTGGGTGCGGGACCTGGGCCGCGAGGAGCTGTTCGCGGCGATGACGGACCTGACCATCGCGGGACAGGGCACGTTCCACTGGACGGAGGACGCGGACCGCACCGGTGAGGACTGGGTGCCGTCCGACATGAGCATCCGCGAGCTGCTCTTCGAGTCCCTGCGCTGGGTGGACGAGCAGGGGGACGTGGACAAGGCGCTGCCCATCGACGCGTTGAGCGTGAAGGCGCTGGCGCCGCCCAGCCCGAGCCAGCCGCTCATGCACCGGATCATCCTGGGCCTGACGACGACGCCGCAGAACCTGGGGCGGCTCCGGCTGTCCATGGGCGTGTCGCGCTCGTCGGTGACGCGCCGGGTGCACGAGCTGTTGCGCGCGAAGCTGGTGGAGGTGGACGGCGCGCCGCAGGTGGAAGCGGACCCCGTGGCGGAGATGCTGGAGAAGGGCGCGGTGCTGATGCGCGAGGGCCAGTACGACGCGGCCGGCATCGTGTGCGCGTCGCTGCTGGCCAGCGACCCGGCGGACCGGCGCGTGCGGGAGTTCGCGCGCCTGGTGCAGCGCGAGCACGTGGCCGCGCTCTACGCGGACCTGCCGCCGCTGGTGGTGCCCCAGCTCATCCAGTCCCCCCAGGCCATGGTGATGCTCAAACCGGAAGAGCGGCAGATCGCCGGGCTCGTCAGCGGGACCTGGGACGTGTCCACCCTGGTGCTGGCCAGCCCCGCGCGGGAGCTGGAGACGCTCAAGACGCTGGCGAAGCTGCACCGCATGGGGCTGCTCCAGCTGACGTACCCGCGCTGA
- a CDS encoding SET domain-containing protein — MLRVKTSVKPSRIHGLGLFAEEPIARGAVVWTFDAPVDQRFGPGDVARMSAAAKAFLSRYAYCEHGALVLCGDHARFMNHSDAPNCGNDATRTATVALRDIAPGEELTDDYGAMEDPWSEFEGIIESEPVPAPHPVH; from the coding sequence ATGTTGCGTGTGAAGACCTCGGTGAAGCCGTCGCGGATCCACGGCCTGGGCCTCTTCGCAGAGGAGCCCATCGCCCGGGGCGCCGTGGTGTGGACCTTCGACGCCCCCGTCGACCAGCGCTTCGGGCCCGGTGACGTCGCCCGGATGAGCGCCGCCGCGAAGGCGTTCCTGTCCCGCTACGCCTATTGCGAGCACGGCGCCCTGGTGCTGTGCGGCGACCACGCGCGGTTCATGAACCACTCGGACGCGCCGAACTGCGGCAACGACGCGACCCGCACCGCCACCGTCGCGCTGCGAGACATCGCGCCCGGGGAGGAGCTCACGGACGACTACGGCGCCATGGAGGACCCCTGGAGCGAATTCGAGGGCATCATCGAATCCGAGCCGGTCCCCGCGCCCCACCCGGTGCACTGA